Sequence from the Eriocheir sinensis breed Jianghai 21 chromosome 22, ASM2467909v1, whole genome shotgun sequence genome:
GGGGGGCAGGGCGAGCTGGAGCCAGGCCACACACAGCAGCACCATCACACCAGCCACCCTCACAGCTCGCGGCCACCCTCCACCACGCATCACAAACGGCAAAACTGTGGAGGCATGAGTAGAGATGTGGGTGAACTGAGATTTttagtattatttattttttttacatcaaaggatacgactcaagggcaacaaaaaaaaaagagtacacacaaaaaaaaacgttactcGCCTCtcacacaaaagtaaaaagtaaagagcagccaaaagagaggagaatgtatgattttatttttttatttttttttttttttacatctatggAGGGAAGTTGGACTTAACGCACCATATCCTGAATGCACCAACTTCGTAGTCCGAATATATTAATAAATGGAAGTCTCGTTCACCACAGTGTCAGTATCCAAGAGTGTAACGGTAAATTAATACAAGCAGTGGTGCATTAAGACCATAATTCCTATTGAGTATGAGTGTAATGCCCTGGATATATCATCACCAATAAGCAAGGAAACTAGAACTGTATGTGTGGTTTGTAGTCAGTGTATTAGTTATGAGAATTTCCTTCTGtttgaggatgtgtgtgtgtgtgtggatcatgATGTCtggaggaatgaatgaggaaacTGGAATGTCTggaggaataaatgaggaaaCTGGAATGTTTggaggaataaatgaggaaaCTGGAATGTTTggaggaataaatgaggaaaCTGGAATGTCTggaggaataaatgagaaaacTGGAATGTCtggaggaatgaatgagaaaacTGGAATGTCTggaggaataaatgagaaaacTGGAATGTCTggaggaataaatgagaaaacTGGGATGTCTggaggaataaatgagaaaacTGGAATGTCTggaggaataaatgaggaaaCTGGAATGTCTggaggaataaatgagaaaacTGGGATGTCTggaggaataaatgagaaaacTGGAATGTCTggaggaataaatgagaaaacTGGAATGTCTggaggaataaatgagaaaacTGGGATGTCTggaggaataaatgagaaaacTGGAATGTCTggaggaataaatgagaaaacTGGAATGTCTggaggaataaatgaggaaaCTGGAATGTCtggaggaatgaatgagaaaacTGGAATGTCTGGAGGAATAAACGAGAAAACTGGAATGTCTggaggaataaatgaggaaaCTGGAATGTCTGGAGGAATAAACGAGAAAACTGGAATGTCTGGAGGAATAAACGAGAAAACTGGAATGTCTGGAGGAATAAACGAGAAAACTGGAATGTCTGGAGGAATAAACGAGAAAACTGGAATGTCtggaggaatgaatgaggaaacTGGAATGTCTGGAGGAATAAACGAGAAAACTGGAATGTCTggaggaataaatgaggaaaCTGGAATGTTTggaggaataaatgaggaaaCTGGAATGTCTGGAGGAATAAACGAGAAAACTGGAATGTCTGGAGGAATAAACGAGAAAACTGGAATGTCtggaggaatgaatgaggaaacTGGAATGTCtggaggaatgaatgagaaaacTGGAATGTCTGGAGGAATAAACGAGAAAACTGGAATGTCtggaggaatgaatgaggaaacTGGAATGTTTggaggaataaatgaggaaaCTGGAATGTCtggaggaatgaatgaggaaacTGGAATGTCTggaggaataaatgaggaaaCTGGAATGTCtggaggaatgaatgaggaaacTGGAATGTCTggaggaataaatgaggaaaCTGGAATGTCTGGAGGAATAAACGAGAAAACTGGAATGTCTGGAGGAATAAATGAGGGAACTGGAATGTTTggaggaataaatgaggaaaCTGGAATGTCTGGAGGAATAAATGAGGGAACTGGAATGTCTGGAGGAATAAACGAGAAAACTGGAATGTCtggaggaatgaatgaggaaacTGGAATGTCTGGAGGAATAAACGAGAAAACTGGAATGTCTggaggaataaatgaggaaaCTGGAATGTCTGGAGGAATAAACGAGAAAACTGGAATGTCTggaggaataaatgaggaaaCTGGAATGTCTGGAGGAATAAACGAGAAAACTGGAATGTCTggaggaataaatgaggaaaCTGGAATGTCTGGAGGAATAAACGAGAAAACTGGAATGTCTggaggaataaatgaggaaaCTGGAATGTCTGGAGGAATAAACGAGAAAACTGGAATGTCTGGAGGAATAAACGAGAAAACTGGAATTTGCTTGTGTGGTTTGTAGTTTGTGTAGCTACTGGATATAACTGATTTTTCATGGGTTAGTTTATCTGTAGCTATCCATTAGGTTGCAATAACAGTGTATAGGCTCTTAAGATCAACTAGTTTGCCAAGTTGCTCAGTAAATAACTATACAAGACTTTTTTATAgtaatggaggcagctcaagggaaaaaattcTTATTCTCCAACATGCTGCtcaataaatagtaataataacaataataataatgataagagttCTATTTAGCCTAACAGCATATATAAAACAGAACGGCAAAGAATAAAGAACATACCATTAACTAATATTGATACTAGATAATTATTTCACCCAGCGGCATATAATTATAAAACAGGATAATAGCGAAAAGGTGTACAAAACAGAACATGCTAATAATATATACTGATACTAGATAGTCAATTAACCTCACCTTTAGTTCTGCCCATTTGCACTCAGTTAATCAGCTCACTACCACTACAATATATATAATGGTGTGAGTCTATCAGCAGTTCCTTGTATATGCTGGCagtcacacacacagtcactaacCAAGGTCAAGGgtaaactgactggctgactggctgactggctataAAAGGTTGTGTGCTCATGGAGGTACATCAAGGCCACACCCTATATACTCTTCCCTCCTGCACTGGTTCAAGGTGGATGTTGCCTGAGTGACCaccacctgacctcacctcacctcacctgacttAGCAAGGAGGGGATTTAGGCAGGGCAAGGAACACAGGGGAGGGAATATGAGGGATTCTGACTGGTCCATAATGAAGAAACTCCATATGCTGACATTCACTAAGCCTTTCTCTGTCCTGTATGAAGACTGGTCAACCTAAAAGTATTATCATTGCCTGGTATTCAAGTGAGTCGCCCTTTAACCCGGTATcggcgaggggccaaatttgtggcttaccgtgtagcagcgacgggccaaatttgtgccatgatataaacccccaaaaaatagatgatacataatctgatcacaaatgctttgatatatattatgaaatggtttgtgtgaggggtgattttttctcatttttctcgcttggagggaccattaagaaacatgatccccgccgctaccgggttaactataaCATAAAGTTGTATATGCTATTGTGACCAGAGCTAGATTACACTTTTATATTGCGATGAGGTGGAGCTAAACTACAAACTAACCGGATCGAGGAATGCTTAGGGGAGAGTTGGGGCAAGGTGTGAGACTGTTACTAAAAGGGACAGGTACAGGTAAAATTCTCCCCAGGTAAATATTTGTTCTAGGACCCCAAAATTTTCAACAGGTGACAATTTCCAACACTTAAGAGGGTATTTTTCacccccccataactcaaaaaataTGTGTTTGCAATGTATTTCGTGTTCCCTACCCCATTCCCAAAAGCCCCCTAGCCAGTTTTAATTGAGAAGGGGGAGTATgcacaaacactagaataatacccaaaaTACCACACCTGAAACCATTTAGACAGGTGTTAAATGCCATTCATAAATAGTGAATGTAAGAGCAGGTAAAGGTAAAATTCTCCCCAGGTAAATATTTGTTGTAGGACCCCAAAATTTTAAACAGGTGACGATTTCCAACACCAAAGACTAAAAACCAAAGCACCACACCTAAGAACCCTTCAGACAGGTGTTAATTAGCATACGTGgctgaaagggaaagtaaggaaaatattggAAATGATGGGTAAAATTATTTGTTATAGATCTCACCAAATTATTAACAGGTGACAAGTTCCATCACTAAGGCCTAAAAATAACACCCCACACCTGAGAACCATTAAGACAGGTGTTAATTGGCATACATAGACACACAGGTAACTGAAAGGGAGAGTAAGTTAAAATACACGTTCTAGGACTCCCAAATTCTCAACAGGTGACAATTTCCATCACTAAAGCCTGAAAATCAACATCCCACACCTGAGAACCATTTAGACAGGTGTTAATTAGGATATGCAGACACACAGGTaacagaaagggagagtaagttaAAATACACATTCTAGGACCTCCAAATTCTCAACAGGTGACAAATTCCATCACTAAAGCCTGAAAATCAACACCCCACACCTGAGAACCATTTAGACAGGTGTTAATTAGAATACGTAGACACACAGGTaacagaaagggagagtaagttaAAATACACGTTCTAGGACTCCCAAATTCTCAACAGGTGACAATTTCTATCACTAAGGCCTAAAAATCAACACCGCACACCTGAGAACCATCAAGACAGGTGTTAATTAGAATACGTAGACACACAGGTaacagaaagggagagtaagttaAAATACACATTCTAGGACCTCCAAATTCTCAACAGGTGACAAATTCCATCACTAAAGCCTGAAAATCAACACCCAACACCTGGGAACCCTTTAGACAGGTGTTAATTAGAATACGTAGACACACAGGTaacagaaagggagagtaagttaAAATACACGTTCTAGGACTCCCAAATTCTCAACAGGTGACAATTTCCATCACTAAATCCTAAAAATCATCACCCCACACCTGAGAACCATTTAGACAGGTGTTA
This genomic interval carries:
- the LOC127002296 gene encoding mucin-19-like; amino-acid sequence: MSGGMNEETGMSGGINEETGMFGGINEETGMFGGINEETGMSGGINEKTGMSGGMNEKTGMSGGINEKTGMSGGINEKTGMSGGINEKTGMSGGINEETGMSGGINEKTGMSGGINEKTGMSGGINEKTGMSGGINEKTGMSGGINEKTGMSGGINEKTGMSGGINEETGMSGGMNEKTGMSGGINEKTGMSGGINEETGMSGGINEKTGMSGGINEKTGMSGGINEKTGMSGGINEKTGMSGGMNEETGMSGGINEKTGMSGGINEETGMFGGINEETGMSGGINEKTGMSGGINEKTGMSGGMNEETGMSGGMNEKTGMSGGINEKTGMSGGMNEETGMFGGINEETGMSGGMNEETGMSGGINEETGMSGGMNEETGMSGGINEETGMSGGINEKTGMSGGINEGTGMFGGINEETGMSGGINEGTGMSGGINEKTGMSGGMNEETGMSGGINEKTGMSGGINEETGMSGGINEKTGMSGGINEETGMSGGINEKTGMSGGINEETGMSGGINEKTGMSGGINEETGMSGGINEKTGMSGGINEKTGICLCGL